The sequence TATAACTTCGAGGATTATGATCCCGACTTCGAGCGCGTTGTAGAAATTTACAATGCCTGGGGAAGCTCGGAAATGACGAAAAAAGAAGGCAATCCCCGCCCTATCCACTCGCCAAGCTCTGCCGGCATACAAGAGAGCGCGGAAGGGTCCATTCAAAAAGCTTTGCAACGCAATTGCCGCTTCGGATTTGTAGCCGGAGGCTTGGATGATAGGGGAATTTATGCAGACCTATACGAGAGCGACCAAGAGCAGTACAGCCCGGGGCTAACCGCTATTATGGCTCCCACGCATTCAAGAGAAGCCTTGGCCGAAGCTCTTTATCAACGTTCTTGCTATGCCACAACAGGCGAACGCATGATCGTGGGACTTTATTTGGCCGGCATCCCTATGGGAAAAGAGGTAAGCACAGCAGACAAGCCAGGTCTGGCCGTTAACCGGCATTTGTCAGGCTATGTGGCAGGGACAACCAAATTGAAAAAAATAGAAATCATTCGCAATGGCAAAGTTCTCAAAACATATGAGCCCAATGATTATCATTTTGAATTTGCCTATGATGATATGACTCCTTTAGAAAAAGTTTGCATTGATGCCAAAGACAAAAAGCTTCCCTTTGCTTATTACTATCTGCGCGTGACTCAAGAAGATGGCCATATGGCATGGAGTTCCCCTATTTGGGTGGATTATATTCCATTGTCCGCTCTTCCCAAAACTAACAAGCGTCAAGTCCCTAAGGCAGTAGCCCCTAAGAAATTGTTCATAGAAGATGACTTCGATGAAGAGGACGAGGATGAGGACTATGACGATTATGAAGATGAAGAATAAAGCTAAATAGCAAACGCTTCAGCCTAATCCTCCCTTGTTATCCTTGGCCGTAATGCATGCGGCAAAGTCTTATAAAAGCAGCCTAAGTGGGCTGCTTTTTTTATTCCTCTCTTAATAATTTAAAACTCTATTTATTCTAATCTGTTTAATCAATTAAATTGTTTTAATTTATATAACCACACTTTAAAACTATCAATTATTATTAAACATATTTATATTAATACTTATTTAAGCATTGGAGATCCGATGAATATTGCTGTGCTAGGATTTGGAAGCTTGATTAACCATCCCTATAGTGAAATGTACCAAAAAGAGGTAAATGTCAAAAAGCCTGATGAAGCGGAGGCTGCTTATCCCGGCTATCATATTTCAGCGGATAGCCCTTTTATTCCAGCCGAGGAGTTAAAATTGCCCATTCGCCTGGGAAGGATATCTCGCAGCAATACGGATAATCGCTGTCTCACTGTTGTCTTGGACTCGGCAGCGAGCGATGAAGACGTTTTCTATGCTAAATCGAACTTTAAGGATTTAAATCAGGCCATCAAAAATTTACGAGAACGGGAAGGGCTCCCTGAATCTAGCTACCAAATGATTGGGTATGTGAATTTGAAAACGGGAAAGAGCCGCTCGCGTATTTCTACAGTAACAGAGCGAATCAGCGCATGGGCGCACCGCAATGGGTATGATGCCGTCGTTTGGACAGACCTGCCAGCTAAAGGGGTCGCTTTCGGCTTATTTGGCACAGGCATTCGGTCAACGGGCAGAGAAGTGATGCCTCTTTTAATTAAAGATCCCATTCTGCTTAAGAATACAAAAGCTTACATCCGTGATTTGCCAGCCCCTCTTAATCCTTTACAACAAGATATTTTGAAAATGGATGAAAAGACTGTTTAAGGCTTTCAAAATCGCTTCGTTGCATTAAAGCATTCCAGAAGCGACTCCTTGCAGATTCGATGATCCATCCATAGGCGAACTATGGATGGATAAGTGGATCAAATTCTCATTGAGCAGCGGGCACGCTATAAGTGGGCTTAGACTTATTCTGAACCAATTTGCTTAAAGATTGAAAACGGTAGGTCTCCGGATCATAATAGAAGACTTCTCCCGTTTCGATTTTATAATACCATCCATGTAAGTCCAGCTTGCCTTCGTCTACTCTTTTCTTGACAAATGGGAAGCTCATGAGGTGCTCTAGCTGATAGATCACGGAAATCTGTTCTGCAATTTCATATAACTCTTCTTTCGGCGTATTTGGTTTGGCAGACATTAAAGTCATTTTCTTCGCTTCTTCGCCAAATTTTAACCAGCGTTGAATAATCCCCAATTTAGTAGGATCCAATTGCTTGAACAGGCCTTGGATCGCTCCACAATGCGAATGCCCGCATATAATGATATGCTTTACATTAAGGGCTTCAATCGCATATTGAATGGTTGCAGAAACCCCATCCCACGCATTATCTTCATAGGGTGGAACAAAATTTCCGGCTGTTCGGATAACAAATAAGTCTCCAGGGCGCGTGCCCAAAATCAAATCAGGAACAATGCGCGAATCGCTGCAGCCAATAAAAAGGGTCTGTGGGCTTTGCCCTTCTTGAACAAGGCGAATAAATTCTTGCTCATGCTGTTTAAAATACAAATCTTTAAATTCTTGATGCCCTCTAGCAAAATTAAGCGTTTGATTTAACAAAGTCTGCTCTTGAGGTTCCTGCTTATTCGGTTGTTCCGCACCATTCACTTGAAGAGCTAGGCTGAGGAAGCCCAGCATAAAAATTTGCCGCCATTTCATTCTCTTTCTCCTTTATGGATAGTTATAAGTAAATTCCTAAATCAAGACCTCGATAAGAATGCGAATTATAATAATTATTATTTATTTGTCTATTAGAGCATGTCTTCTAAATTGCTAATGGCCTAAGCGGGCGAAGTTACAATTGCAGACTTTCCGTCTTTTTTGCTATCTTTGCCTCAATACGCAAAAGGAGAAGAACGTGTCAAATTTATTTCTAACATTAGTGATCGCCTTTGTCCTTATTGTCATTGCAATTGCTTGTTTGGCTATTGGCTGGCTCATTACAGGCAAAACGAAAATTGAGAGAGGCTCATGCGGACGGGATCCGACAAAGAAGCGTTCTCCCGAAGAGTGCGGCCATACGTCTTGCGATCTTTGTATGCATCCTGATCTAAAGGCCCAAGATTCAAAAGAGGCTGAGAGAGAAGATAAGGAAAACCATTCTCGCGATTCTACCCCTACCTCTTAACCGAGTTAAATTATGTATAACAAAAACCGCCCTCAGACTATTCAAAAGATGTTTAACAGCATAGCTAAACGCTACGATCTCACTAATGCTGTGCTGTCCTGCTATCTTCACAAGCGCTGGAACCATGAATTGGTCCGCAGAGTTTTGTGCGACCAGACCTCCCACACTTTGCTAGATCTCTGTTCGGGAACGGGAGATATTGCTTTTGATTATCTTCGCTCAGTCTCTACTCCATGCCGAGCTTATCTTGTTGATTTTTCTAAAGAAATGTTGAATTGCGCAAAGGAAAAGGCCGATCAGCTTTCCTTTTCTTCTCATTCTCTGGAATATATCCAAGCGGATGTTCACCGCTTGCCATTTTTAAATCAATCGGTCGATTGTGCAACTATGGCCTATGGAATCCGCAATGTCCATCACCCGGCCCAATGCATCCAAGAGGTTTACCGAGTCCTTAAGCCCGGCGGATGCCTGGGAATTTTAGAGCTGACACGCCCATCTAACCGTCTACTGAGATATGGCCATCAAATTTATCTGAGGACGCTGCTTCCCCTCTTTGGCAAATGGCTGACAGCCAATGAAGAAGCCTATCAATATCTGCGCCAAAGCATCCATACATTCATTCCGCCCGGACAATTAGAAGCCTTATTTCGAGAAAACGGCTTCATTAAGACAGGCCGCTATTCCTTAAATGGAGGCATCGCCACTATTATTACGGGATATAAGCCAATGAGCGGCGCCTAGGCCTATTATGAGAGGCTTTCCGGTGTGAATTAAGATGCGCTGCCTGTTAGGCAGCCTATCTTCGTTTTAATGTCATGACTGAGTTTTTAAATGAATATATTCAAACGCGAAATTTTTATTCCCTTTCATTTAGTCGATGCTGCCGGCATTGTCTTTTTTGGACATGTATTCGGACTTGCCC is a genomic window of Candidatus Protochlamydia phocaeensis containing:
- the ubiE gene encoding bifunctional demethylmenaquinone methyltransferase/2-methoxy-6-polyprenyl-1,4-benzoquinol methylase UbiE: MYNKNRPQTIQKMFNSIAKRYDLTNAVLSCYLHKRWNHELVRRVLCDQTSHTLLDLCSGTGDIAFDYLRSVSTPCRAYLVDFSKEMLNCAKEKADQLSFSSHSLEYIQADVHRLPFLNQSVDCATMAYGIRNVHHPAQCIQEVYRVLKPGGCLGILELTRPSNRLLRYGHQIYLRTLLPLFGKWLTANEEAYQYLRQSIHTFIPPGQLEALFRENGFIKTGRYSLNGGIATIITGYKPMSGA
- a CDS encoding carbonic anhydrase, giving the protein MKWRQIFMLGFLSLALQVNGAEQPNKQEPQEQTLLNQTLNFARGHQEFKDLYFKQHEQEFIRLVQEGQSPQTLFIGCSDSRIVPDLILGTRPGDLFVIRTAGNFVPPYEDNAWDGVSATIQYAIEALNVKHIIICGHSHCGAIQGLFKQLDPTKLGIIQRWLKFGEEAKKMTLMSAKPNTPKEELYEIAEQISVIYQLEHLMSFPFVKKRVDEGKLDLHGWYYKIETGEVFYYDPETYRFQSLSKLVQNKSKPTYSVPAAQ